The proteins below are encoded in one region of Pseudomonas putida S13.1.2:
- a CDS encoding LysE family translocator, with translation MPETTQLLTFALICLGMVLTPGPNMIYLISRSICQGRKAGLISLGGVALGFVIYMFCAALGITALVMAVPFAYDALRIGGALYLLYLAWQALRPGGRSPFQVRELPADSPRRLFTMGFATSLLNPKIAVMYLSLMPQFIEPGHGSVLLQSLVLGSTQIAISVTVNALIAVMAGSIAVFLAGRPVWQQVQRWLMGTVLAGLALRMLAEGRR, from the coding sequence ATGCCTGAAACTACCCAGCTGCTCACCTTTGCCCTGATCTGCCTCGGCATGGTACTGACCCCGGGGCCGAACATGATCTACCTGATCTCCCGCTCGATCTGCCAGGGCCGCAAGGCCGGTTTGATTTCTCTGGGGGGTGTGGCGTTGGGCTTCGTCATTTACATGTTCTGCGCGGCATTGGGTATCACGGCGCTGGTCATGGCAGTTCCCTTTGCCTACGACGCGCTGCGTATCGGTGGCGCTTTGTACCTGTTGTACCTGGCCTGGCAGGCGCTGCGGCCAGGTGGCCGTTCACCCTTCCAGGTGCGTGAGCTGCCTGCCGACAGCCCTCGGCGGCTGTTCACCATGGGTTTTGCCACCAGCCTGCTCAACCCCAAGATCGCCGTCATGTATCTATCGCTGATGCCGCAGTTCATCGAACCGGGGCATGGCAGTGTGCTGCTGCAGTCGCTGGTGCTGGGTTCGACACAGATCGCCATCAGCGTCACGGTCAATGCGTTGATTGCGGTCATGGCTGGGTCCATCGCCGTGTTTCTGGCTGGCAGGCCAGTGTGGCAACAGGTTCAGCGGTGGTTGATGGGCACCGTGCTGGCAGGGCTTGCGCTGCGCATGCTGGCAGAAGGGCGCCGTTGA
- a CDS encoding purine-cytosine permease family protein: MTSAANSAPLIEKHTIGYVPPQDRHGKVRDLFTLWFGGNIAPLPIVTGALGVQLFHLNLIWGIVAILVGHLVGGVLMALHSAQGPQMGIPQMIQSRAQFGTLGALLVVVIAGVMYIGFFASNIVLAGKSLHGVVDTVPVPVGIVIGALGSGIIGIIGYRFIHVLNRIGTWVLGIGIVVGFGYIFTHVQSDDFLTRGSFNLAGWLATVSLAALWQIAFAPYVSDYSRYLPADVKVSSTFWTTYLGSALGSSLSFIFGAVAVLAIPAGMDTMDAVKLATGTLGPIMLVLFLLSVISHNALNLYGAVLSIITLVQTFAYRWIPTAKSRAVLSLIVLSACCVVAVFASADFIGHFVDMVLVLLVVLVPWTAINLIDFYVIHKGDYDIQSIFQVDGGIYGRYNPQALIAYAVGIVVQIPFMNTPLYVGPISEHINGADLSWLVGLAITSPLYWWLASRDSAYRRRQTSAKLAMGH; encoded by the coding sequence ATGACCAGTGCAGCCAATTCGGCACCCCTGATAGAAAAACACACAATCGGCTACGTGCCCCCGCAAGACCGCCATGGAAAGGTAAGGGATCTGTTCACACTGTGGTTCGGCGGCAATATCGCGCCGCTGCCCATCGTCACCGGCGCGCTGGGCGTGCAGCTGTTTCACCTGAACCTGATATGGGGCATCGTCGCCATCCTGGTCGGCCACCTGGTCGGCGGGGTACTGATGGCACTGCACTCGGCCCAGGGCCCGCAAATGGGCATCCCGCAGATGATCCAGAGCCGCGCCCAGTTCGGCACCCTCGGCGCGCTGCTGGTGGTAGTGATCGCCGGCGTCATGTACATCGGCTTCTTCGCTTCCAACATCGTTCTCGCCGGCAAGTCGCTACATGGCGTGGTAGACACCGTGCCAGTACCGGTGGGCATCGTCATCGGTGCGCTCGGGTCGGGCATCATCGGCATCATCGGCTACCGCTTCATCCACGTGCTCAACCGTATCGGCACCTGGGTGCTGGGCATCGGCATCGTGGTCGGCTTCGGCTACATCTTCACCCACGTGCAAAGCGACGACTTCCTCACCCGTGGCAGCTTCAACCTGGCCGGCTGGCTGGCCACCGTGTCGCTGGCGGCGCTGTGGCAGATCGCCTTTGCGCCCTATGTGTCGGACTACTCGCGCTACCTGCCGGCGGATGTGAAAGTCAGCTCGACGTTCTGGACCACCTACCTGGGCTCTGCCCTGGGATCGAGCCTGTCGTTCATCTTCGGCGCCGTGGCGGTACTGGCGATCCCGGCAGGCATGGACACCATGGATGCGGTCAAGCTGGCCACCGGCACCCTGGGCCCGATCATGCTGGTGCTGTTCCTGCTCAGCGTCATCAGCCACAACGCCCTCAACCTGTATGGCGCGGTGCTGTCGATCATCACTCTGGTGCAAACCTTCGCTTATCGCTGGATTCCTACTGCCAAGAGCCGTGCGGTGCTGTCGCTGATCGTCCTGTCGGCCTGCTGCGTGGTGGCGGTGTTCGCCTCGGCAGACTTCATCGGCCACTTCGTCGACATGGTGCTGGTGCTGCTGGTGGTGCTGGTGCCGTGGACAGCGATCAACCTGATCGACTTTTATGTCATCCACAAAGGTGACTACGACATCCAGTCGATCTTCCAGGTCGATGGCGGTATCTACGGGCGTTACAACCCGCAGGCGTTGATTGCCTATGCGGTAGGTATCGTGGTGCAGATTCCGTTCATGAACACGCCACTGTACGTGGGGCCGATTTCCGAGCACATCAACGGGGCTGACCTGTCGTGGCTGGTAGGGCTGGCAATCACCTCGCCGCTGTACTGGTGGCTGGCCAGCCGTGACAGTGCCTACCGTCGCCGGCAGACGAGTGCCAAGTTGGCCATGGGGCACTGA
- a CDS encoding LysE family translocator, which produces MAISVLTAFWAVSMLFVITPGADWAYAISAGMRGRWVMPAVAGMLSGHFLATLVVAAGVGSLLAGHPLALTLLTLAGCSYLLWLGGNLLLSPALPEAGQGGEGESGSRWALKGFCVSGLNPKVFLLFLALLPQFTDPQSSWPVPLQILLLGLVHLCSSLVIYSLVGYGAKAVLSTRPGAAKLVGRVSGVAMITVALGLIAGQIN; this is translated from the coding sequence GTGGCTATCAGTGTGCTGACGGCATTTTGGGCCGTGTCGATGCTGTTTGTGATTACCCCGGGTGCAGACTGGGCTTACGCCATTTCGGCAGGCATGCGCGGGCGCTGGGTGATGCCCGCAGTGGCGGGGATGTTGTCGGGGCATTTCCTGGCGACACTGGTGGTGGCTGCGGGTGTAGGTAGCCTGTTGGCAGGTCACCCGCTGGCGCTGACCCTGCTGACCTTGGCAGGGTGCAGCTACCTGCTGTGGCTGGGCGGCAACCTGTTGTTGAGCCCCGCATTGCCCGAGGCTGGGCAGGGTGGTGAGGGGGAGTCGGGGTCGCGCTGGGCGTTGAAGGGGTTTTGCGTCAGCGGCCTGAACCCCAAGGTTTTCCTGCTATTCCTGGCCTTGCTGCCGCAGTTCACCGACCCGCAGTCGAGCTGGCCGGTGCCGTTGCAGATCTTGCTGCTGGGCCTGGTGCACCTGTGCAGTTCGCTGGTGATCTATTCACTGGTCGGCTATGGCGCCAAAGCCGTGCTGAGCACCAGGCCGGGCGCGGCGAAGCTGGTCGGGCGGGTTTCGGGGGTGGCGATGATTACCGTTGCCCTGGGTTTGATAGCCGGGCAAATCAACTGA
- a CDS encoding ATP-binding protein translates to MAKWLDGGGLMAERIRNHDWATTPLGPLEHWPDALKTTMALCLASRFPQAVLWGPDLITLHNDAFTQILGRKPLALGIPFRDVWQEAWADIGNMADRALAGEAVYIEDFPLIIERNGGPERAYFTFCYSPIRGLDGEVLGMLDTVTETTTSVLANRRLNFLDALGRAIADATAADQILDTTTRMMVEHLSLSSCAYAVMDADEDGFTICGDAVAPGSPRLVGQYQLHDFGRLALSRLRSGLPLVINDNLSELAADEAAAFQAIGITATICMPLIKGGRLIALMAIHDNAPRTWTDYEQALISEVTERCWAHIQRVQAHAEVREAMAALEALNATLEHRVDERTTQLVHTEAALRQAQKLEAIGQLTGGVAHDFNNLLTIIRSSLHFLQRPNLDEKRRERYIKTISDTVHRGAKLTGQLLAFARRQALSPEVFEAGPRLEAMADMLDTATGARIQVELQLPQTACHIRADVSQLETAVINLMLNGRDAMAGEGTLLLRLQADRRLPALRGQPSPPARFAAISVSDSGVGIAAELLERIFDPFFTTKAPGEGTGLGLSQVFGFAKQSGGDVQVASIPGQGTTFTLYLPQEDPPAAPAEDASASSH, encoded by the coding sequence ATGGCGAAATGGCTAGACGGCGGCGGGCTGATGGCCGAACGCATCCGCAACCACGACTGGGCCACTACCCCGCTGGGCCCACTGGAACATTGGCCCGACGCACTGAAGACCACCATGGCCCTGTGCCTGGCTTCGCGCTTCCCGCAGGCGGTGCTCTGGGGCCCTGACCTGATTACCCTGCACAACGATGCCTTCACCCAGATTCTCGGGCGCAAGCCCTTGGCCCTTGGCATCCCCTTCCGCGACGTGTGGCAGGAAGCCTGGGCCGACATTGGCAACATGGCTGACCGTGCCCTGGCTGGCGAAGCGGTGTACATCGAAGACTTTCCGCTGATCATCGAACGTAACGGCGGCCCGGAGCGGGCCTATTTCACCTTCTGCTACAGCCCGATTCGCGGCCTTGATGGCGAGGTGCTGGGCATGCTCGACACGGTCACCGAAACCACCACCAGCGTGCTCGCCAACAGGCGCCTCAACTTTCTCGACGCACTCGGCCGTGCCATAGCCGACGCCACCGCCGCGGACCAGATCCTGGACACCACCACGCGCATGATGGTCGAGCACCTTAGCCTTTCCAGTTGCGCGTATGCGGTGATGGACGCTGACGAGGACGGTTTTACCATCTGTGGCGACGCGGTGGCCCCCGGCTCGCCGAGGCTGGTGGGCCAGTACCAACTGCACGACTTTGGCCGCCTGGCACTCAGCCGCCTGCGCAGCGGCCTGCCACTGGTGATCAACGACAACCTCAGTGAACTGGCCGCCGACGAAGCCGCCGCCTTCCAGGCCATCGGCATTACCGCCACCATCTGCATGCCGCTGATCAAAGGCGGCCGCCTCATCGCACTGATGGCGATCCATGACAACGCGCCGCGCACATGGACAGACTACGAACAGGCGCTGATCAGCGAAGTGACCGAGCGTTGCTGGGCGCATATCCAGCGGGTTCAGGCCCATGCCGAAGTGCGTGAGGCCATGGCCGCACTGGAGGCGCTGAATGCCACCCTCGAACACCGCGTAGACGAGCGCACCACCCAGTTGGTGCACACCGAGGCAGCGTTGCGCCAGGCCCAGAAGCTGGAAGCCATCGGCCAGCTGACCGGTGGCGTGGCACACGACTTCAACAACCTGCTGACCATCATTCGCTCGTCGTTGCACTTTCTGCAGCGCCCCAACCTTGATGAAAAACGCCGCGAGCGCTACATCAAGACCATATCTGACACGGTCCACCGTGGTGCCAAACTGACCGGCCAGCTACTGGCCTTCGCCCGCCGCCAGGCCCTCAGCCCCGAAGTGTTCGAGGCCGGGCCACGGCTGGAGGCCATGGCCGACATGCTCGACACCGCCACCGGGGCGCGCATCCAGGTCGAGCTGCAACTACCGCAGACGGCGTGCCACATCCGCGCCGACGTCAGTCAGCTGGAAACCGCGGTGATCAACCTGATGCTCAACGGGCGCGACGCCATGGCCGGCGAAGGCACCTTGCTGCTGCGCCTGCAGGCTGACCGGCGCCTGCCTGCCCTGCGCGGCCAGCCTTCACCGCCAGCCCGGTTCGCGGCGATTTCGGTGAGCGACAGCGGTGTGGGTATTGCCGCCGAACTGCTGGAACGTATCTTCGACCCGTTTTTCACCACAAAAGCCCCGGGTGAAGGTACCGGGCTGGGGTTGTCGCAGGTGTTCGGTTTTGCCAAACAGTCCGGGGGCGATGTACAGGTAGCAAGCATCCCCGGCCAGGGCACCACCTTCACCCTTTACCTGCCACAGGAGGATCCGCCTGCAGCCCCGGCCGAAGACGCCTCGGCCAGCAGCCACTGA
- a CDS encoding ammonium transporter: MKHLTLAVMLLALATQATAAETTLDTGNTAWMICAAMFVLMMCIPGLALFYGGMVRAKNFLSVFTQLFAVAGVIGILWVLFGYSLVVDTTGMVEGQLTFNSFIGGLDKALMLDIGHDSLVGTIPEGVFAVFQLTFAIITPALIAGGFAERMKFSASLLFMAAWFVLVYAPIAHMVWGGPGALMVNWGVLDFAGGTAVHINSGVAALAAALMLGKRKGYPQVAMPPHNLGFTLVGAGLLWVGWFGFNVGSGLAANEGAGVVMLATMVAACAGIVGWLLTEKVMHGRPTALGAASGALAGLVGITPACAFVGPLGALVIGVLTGAICFFAVTRLKQALGYDDSLDVFGLHGVGGMVGAVLTGVFAAPSLGGYVEGVSPIGQALVQLKGVAFTFVYCFVVSWAILGAIKLTVGLRASREEEEQGLDLAEHNERAYNL; the protein is encoded by the coding sequence ATGAAGCACCTCACCCTAGCTGTAATGTTGTTAGCCCTGGCCACCCAGGCCACTGCCGCCGAAACCACCCTGGATACCGGCAACACTGCCTGGATGATCTGCGCCGCGATGTTCGTGCTGATGATGTGCATCCCTGGCCTGGCGCTGTTCTACGGCGGCATGGTGCGTGCCAAGAACTTCCTCTCCGTGTTCACCCAGCTGTTCGCCGTGGCCGGGGTTATCGGCATCCTCTGGGTACTGTTCGGTTACAGCCTGGTGGTCGATACCACCGGCATGGTCGAGGGCCAGCTCACCTTCAACAGTTTCATCGGCGGGCTGGACAAGGCACTGATGCTGGATATCGGCCATGACAGCCTGGTCGGCACCATCCCCGAAGGCGTGTTTGCGGTGTTCCAGCTGACGTTCGCCATCATCACCCCGGCGCTGATTGCCGGCGGCTTTGCCGAGCGCATGAAGTTCAGCGCTTCGTTGCTGTTCATGGCGGCGTGGTTCGTGCTGGTGTACGCGCCAATCGCCCATATGGTGTGGGGCGGGCCGGGGGCGTTGATGGTCAACTGGGGCGTGCTGGACTTCGCCGGTGGTACTGCGGTGCATATCAACTCTGGCGTGGCTGCCTTGGCTGCGGCGTTGATGCTGGGCAAGCGCAAGGGCTACCCGCAGGTGGCCATGCCGCCGCACAACCTCGGCTTTACCCTGGTGGGTGCGGGGTTGCTGTGGGTGGGCTGGTTCGGCTTCAACGTGGGGTCGGGGCTGGCGGCCAACGAGGGGGCCGGGGTGGTGATGCTGGCGACCATGGTGGCGGCCTGTGCGGGGATTGTCGGTTGGTTGCTGACCGAGAAGGTGATGCATGGCCGGCCGACTGCCTTGGGTGCAGCGTCGGGGGCATTGGCCGGGTTGGTGGGCATCACACCGGCTTGCGCGTTCGTCGGGCCGCTGGGGGCGCTGGTGATCGGTGTGCTGACGGGGGCCATCTGCTTCTTTGCCGTGACCCGGCTCAAGCAGGCGCTGGGGTATGACGACAGCCTCGATGTGTTCGGGCTGCATGGCGTTGGCGGCATGGTCGGGGCGGTGCTGACCGGGGTGTTCGCAGCGCCCTCGCTGGGGGGCTATGTCGAGGGCGTATCGCCCATCGGGCAGGCACTGGTGCAGCTAAAGGGGGTGGCGTTCACCTTTGTGTACTGCTTCGTGGTGAGCTGGGCGATTCTCGGCGCGATCAAGCTGACTGTCGGGCTGCGGGCCAGCCGGGAGGAGGAAGAGCAGGGGCTGGACCTGGCGGAGCACAATGAGCGGGCTTACAACCTCTGA
- a CDS encoding Lrp/AsnC family transcriptional regulator yields MDRTDRKILAELQKDGRLSVTELAERVGLSLSPCHRRLKALEESGAILGYHARLAPSALGLNFAALVFVTLREVTRQPVADFEAALSEIPQIVEAQRLFGDPDYLLHVVAKDLPAFQKLYDEKLTSIPNVKRLSSTLVMKEVIQDRLLPM; encoded by the coding sequence ATGGACAGGACAGACAGGAAAATACTTGCCGAGCTGCAAAAAGACGGTCGGCTGTCGGTAACCGAGCTGGCCGAGCGTGTGGGGCTCAGCCTGTCGCCGTGCCATCGGCGCTTGAAGGCACTGGAGGAGTCCGGGGCGATACTCGGCTATCACGCCCGCCTGGCGCCGAGCGCCCTGGGGCTGAACTTTGCTGCGCTGGTGTTCGTGACCCTGCGCGAGGTCACCCGCCAGCCAGTGGCGGATTTTGAAGCGGCACTTTCGGAGATCCCACAGATTGTCGAAGCGCAGCGGTTGTTCGGCGACCCGGATTACCTGCTGCATGTGGTGGCCAAGGACCTGCCGGCATTTCAGAAGCTGTACGACGAGAAACTGACCAGCATTCCCAACGTGAAGCGCCTGAGCTCGACCCTGGTAATGAAAGAAGTGATTCAGGACCGGTTGCTGCCGATGTAG